The following DNA comes from Macaca thibetana thibetana isolate TM-01 chromosome 14, ASM2454274v1, whole genome shotgun sequence.
CACAGAATATTTAGGCAATGATGGACAGTTTACAtggtggaaaatgaaaaataagactcAAACCAGATCATGCCAAGTAAGAAAGGAGGtggaattttaatataaatttaatataaataaagaaataagtgcATACTTTAAACAGAGTGGAGCCCTTTTCCAAACAAAGCCTTACCTAGATCCCCAGTATATGAAACTGATCGAAGTGGAGCTTCTGTGGTTGGGTCATGGTCCACTCAGTTTTCCCTTAGCTTCTAAGTTAGCTTCTGAAGCACTTCTGCAGAACCCTAGCACCCTAGGACACATACTGGAAAAACCACTTTGGTAGGGAATAGGATACTACTGAAAGATTCTAAGTGCAGAATATATGTTcagatttgtttttcagaaaaaggCACTCTAGTGGCAGAGCTGAATATTGAGCAGGTACAAGGGGAAAAGCGTAAAGGGACAAAGACCAGTCAGCATTTTATATGCAGGTTTCACTTGGAGATCAGTCTTAAGGCTACAAGATACATGAAAAAAGCACACTGGGGTTGAAGTTGTACAAATCTGGCTTAAAATTCTAAGTGTGCTACTAATGAAGACCTTGGGCGTGTTAGTTGACTTTGCCAAGCtctattttctcattctgtaaaatggggctaccTACCTCACTTGACcactataaaaaaatacatgtaaatggaGATTGGGTGCTGGCATACATAAGCACTTAGCAAATATAGATGTGCATCATCTTCTTTCACTTGGCCTCTTTATGATTCAAGTTTATTAAACCTCCCTGATCCTATGCAACTTAGAAAAGGGGGATTTAATTGCTTGCTGTTAATAACTTTTCAACTTGGTAAAGAATagacacataatttttttttataaggatATATTTTTTGAGTGACCTGTTACCATGAGCCTCATGCTAAGAGAAGGTCAGCATTTGGCTTCCTCTTACTTTGGGATGTGCCAGGATGTCTCATAAGAGGGAGTTCAAAACAAGAGTAGCCAAAACCCAAGCACTACGTGTGTCTGCCTCGCTCAGAGAGAGTGTTTCTGGCCTACTTCAGATTAGCTAAGCTTACATCAGTTCCACAGTTAGAAAGTCAGCAGCTAAAAACTCCACCTGTGTACAAATCTTTCAGGAGATCAAATGGTGTGAGGATTACAAAGCCTGGATTAGAAAAGCCAACTTGCAAATCCAAATTTCCCTCTATTCTTTACCATCCTGTGTCAGTAAGTACTTCAGCTGTGAATATTTATGCCCCTCTCAGAGAAAACAATCTTTATTTCAAGAGCACtgatgttttctccttttctttcccactGTTTATCATCACACTGGTGACATAATGTCAGTTAAGACAAATGTCCACCATAACCAAGTGAAAGGTGCGGGGCTGGAGGATAAAACTGGGTGGAAAATTGAGAGGAGGACGAGTTCAGCTAAGTATTTTAGGATCACACACAGTGTCTGCAACTCAGTACACTATGCCAGAAGTCTTACAGAACTGGATACTTTCAAATTGTAGACAACTAGGTAGTTAATAAAAGCTTTCTGATACTCTCAAGGCATTTTTGATTCCTGTAACCCCTGTAACAGAGAATCTATCTTCTCTTACGACTACAGATTCCCTGGACACTATTCAGCATCGCATCCACCTTTTCTGCAATTTGAGATTCTGATTTGAGGGAGAATTCAGCAGTCTTACCTTTGAACTAGGGTCCCAAAGATAAGACGAAGAAACTTCTGCATGTTTTCGGTACACAGCCATTTCCACTGTTCTGTTAGTAGCAAGAGGAGCAGATCTAGGGCTGTGTCAGCTAACTCTGTCTCTGTTCCTGAGGGATAAAATGGCATCAAGAGTAACTCAGAAGAGACCCATACTTGAGGAACATCTTTCAAGGTACTGGGTGGCACCTGTGTCTCTCTACCTTCATGCCGATCATCTGGTATTTCTGCAATCCCTCTCCACTCAAATCAAGAGATGTTTAACTCTTATCTAGAAGGCTCAGTGACAGGCTCagcatttcttcacatttttaattaatgtttctGATATTGTTACCTAATGAatgtttctatgtttttaaaagatatatatatatcttctaatcatatatatacacacacgtatacacacacacacacacacacacacacacacacatgcacttatTTTGCCTActtagtttctatttcttctatatttcCCCAGGATGCTGAATACTTTCTGTTCCAAATAAAAGCTCACAACTAGTGACTAAGTGCAACTGGCAAGGCCTCCTCTCTTTCCAACCTTGCATTCCACTCACCCCCACAAAGCATTATGGAAACACCAGGGGCAGAAGTGGGGAAAGATTTGGCATTCACTTTCCTGAAAAACCTCCATTACACAGAGCTGTAGGGTTAGGATTCAGGAGGCTTCAGCCTGATTTTGAGATAACATTTGGTTCTAGGAAGAACACCACACCTCTGGTAAAATGCCATAACAATTACTACATTCTTCCTGTTTCAAAGACTGGAAGGGCCACACATGAGCTTATACCCATGCTAAACTAAGGTTTCCTGAACAAATGTATTTTGTGGAAGGAAGCATGTGTTGTTTAAACCTGTCCTGGGGTTCCAATGTCACTTCTGATTTGTCTCCAAGTATGTGATGTTACAGAATGAATCTGAGATATCTGGTGCTACTACTGTGATTAATATTATAAGTAGTATCAACAAGGACTTTGTTAGTGTAGGACCAATGGGTATTCTCTGGGTCACCTTGCCCCAGCTCTCCTTCAACACGAATGACTTCTGATTTGGACAGATCTACTAGAACTGAATCATACTTCCCTCTTAACcccatataatatatattttcttttctgtttgtattGCCAAGATTGGGAGCTGACATGTTGTTTGATTTATAATCATCTTCTCAAAGATGGGATATTGCATTCCTTGTGAGACAGCATCATCCTGAGCCCTAGTCCTcaattgtatgattctctcaggtTTTGCATTTGCCTGGAGCTGCCACCATGTGGTAACAATTAGTTATAGCagtgaaaaataagaaagcaaacaagGTACCACCAAGCCAGTTCTCTTAAAGAAAAtgacggattttttttttttttaatcatacgAGCATTTTGAGTCTCTCAGAGATAGAAGAAGGGTTTCAGGCCTAAATCATCCCTCTAGAGATACTATGTTCAACATGTACAGGCTGGACTTTGCCTAGAATGATATTCTTACCCCACTGCCTCCGCCCCCCCGCCATCTTTACGGTCTCTTAGAGTTCTCTGATGCTTTCACTGTCATAttactttatttacttaattGTGAGATATGTGTGAAGGGATGGGGCTGTCAATCCCATTTTTCACAGACTTAAATTGAGGCCCTCAGAAGAGATGTCAGGTGATTTGTTCACGGGCACCTGAGAAAGAATAagctttttccccatttttgaaTACAAGATTTTGCGATCTTTTACTCTCAACAGAGGGCTTTATCTTGATGGAACTGATAtacttattttaagttctagtTCAGTAAACATGCTAATTAATATCTAGAGCTTTGAATTTTTCTTCTACAGAGTACACATCTGCTCTTCTCCTGGAAGGTGAACTTGCTCTGCCTCCAATGCAATAAGGAAGAAGTAGAGCTTtcatctcttctccctccctacTTTATGTTGGGTAACTAGATGGTATCATCTGCCATGGcagtaaatacagaaaaaagaatagatcTGGGGAAATAAGACAATTTCCATCTTGAACACATCATATTTCAGTTGCCCTATGGTATATCCAAGTGAAGATGTACAATATTCAATATTTAAGGCATCACCACACATGCGTTACAGCTGAAGCCAAGAGTACAGCTGGGGTCACCCTGGAAGAGTATGTAGAATAGAAACAGTGAGCCAAAAATCAAGCGCTGGCAGGCGGATCATGGGGCCAAGAGACTGGACTAAGAAGCCACAAGAAGGGCATGAAGGAAACCAGGAAACCGGGACACTAAAGGAAGAAGTTTCTAAAGAAATCCAAGAGTCTGATATGCCAAAAATAAGTTCAATGAGCTATCAATATTATCAGCATGATCTCATCCTGCTGGATTAGAACTCCCTGTGTTTGTGCCCTGCTCTGCTGCTTGATTCCGCTCTGGCAACTGTGTCCTACTCATCTCTGTGCCCCAACACagcacctccaacactggagttCAACACATAGCATGCTCAGCTGAATGGAACAGAAATCAAAGTTACAAACTTCAACTATCCCAAGTCCCAAGTGAATGCCACCCTGGCTCCCTTCTCCATGGGAGCAGAGACCTCGCCACTCACCTGGATCGCTGTTGCTGGGGTCTTGGGCTGGCACAGCTGCATCTGACAAGCAACTGTCCACATGTCCTCTAGGGGGCTGTTCAGGATCTTTTTCTGGGGCTTTTGTTGGCTGCATTTCCAGTAACTTTGTCTGTTTTTCAACAAAAGATTCCATCCCAGACATGGATAGGGTCTCGGACTCCTAAGAAATAGCCAGTGGCATATCACATATGGAATGCTGACAGTAGGGGAGCAAATGTGGCACTCTAGGTTTCCCTGCCTCTCCCCTGCATAAGTACCTTGGGTATAAAAGCCAACTGATGCTATGACTACTttaggaaagattttatttttttacccaaGTTGCAGGTAATACAGGCCTGCCCTGGGATTATCAAATCTGCACACATTTTTGGTCATCCATTTTTTTCCAGGAACTAGCTTTCTTTCTCATCTTGTCATCCACTATCCCAAACCCACCATGGTTGAGAAGCCAACCTGCCAAGCCAGAACTGGTAGGAATTCCAAACCACTCAGAGAAAATACTTTTAGCATAAAAGTTGGAGATCCAAAGGCTGATGAAGTCATTTAGCAGGACATTTCTGACTTAGAGAATATCTCAACTGCCTATAACTGTAGGACCAATATCTCAGATATTTTTGCCCCACATTCTTTGGGTTTTGGTTCTTACCACATTGCCTTCCTGGAGACAATAAAGAATCTTGTCTTGTGCTTCAGTCACACTTAGCGCTGGAGAAATTTTACTGGATGAGAACCTCAGCCTGGACCTGGTACAGAAACAAACAGCAGAAACAGGATGTAATTTATGGTCTTGAGCCCCAAACAAAGGGCTGGCAAGTACTGATAATAAATGACAACAAGAATATCCATACGTATTCTGGGGACCTTACTGTGGTCAGATGGTCAGAGCTGCCAGGAAAGCCTTGGCCCTGCAATCTCCCAAACAGTGTATATTCTCGCAATTCTTAATAGATAATGTAACGCATACACTAAGCTAGGTCTACAGTGCACTTGTGAAATGGCTTCTGCTAAGTAAAACTGGCATCAGTCTGCATCATGGTTATATTCCCACAGGAAAGATTAGCTAACACATACCGGGCACTCATTAAAAATTTGCTGAAGATTAAACAGACAGGTGGCATAGACCAAGTTTTTATTATTGCAGTTCACGGAGTATCCTTTTTGGACATCCATTTATTCCCCGTGTTCCAAATAAAACTAGAGAAGGAACTGCAAGTGATAACATCAATGTTTCAAGGGACAGAGACTCATAAGCACAGGTATCATGGTCATCCTTCAATAGATGGGCCCAGTTAAGAAAAGGTTAGGTGCTGTGAGTCTGTTATTGCTGGCCCACGAAACATAAGCACAGAGACAAAGAGTcagacactcagacacacacacacacacacacacacacacacagagatgctcTTTCTTCATAAGGACCAGACACAGATGAAATTTGCAGTAAGGGTACATGTGGTGCCCTTGCTTGCCACATGTTGGCTTTGAATGCTGCCAGGAAACAGCTGGGGCCCTAGTGCAGGAGAGAGTAGCAGGAGTCAACCAGTTACTAAAATAGGCCCTGTGGGTTTCCATTCTAGCCCTTTCCTGTTTATTGCTAATATATGCAACTTCTGAGCCAAGATTTCCAGAAATGATGGCAAACAGAGATCAGTTATAAGCCTTAATTCTTAGTAGGAAAGAAACATCTCAATTttccaggaaaagagaaaagagaatatccTATTCAAAAGAGAGTATTCTTCCTAGTCAAACATCCCTGGTCAGTTGGGCCCCAGGTTCCCATGGCAAAACCAAACATTCAGCAGTGCTGCCTCTGCAGCACCACAGGCTCCTCCAGGTGGAGCACTGAGGAGCCTGGGGTCTAGCTTCGCCTAAAAACTGGTATGTCTGACCCACCTCCTCTCCTCTAGGGCTTGAGAATAGGGTGAGCGTTGGCTGAGGATTGGGGATCAATCTGGGAACTGGGGAAAGGTCCCTGGGTGACTGAGGGCTTCTCACTTGCCAGCCTTCTTGCCTTCTGTCTGGGACTTGCTTTCGGTCTCGGCCTCACTCAGCTCCTCTGTGGGGCTCTGGGGTTCAGAGCGAGGAAACGCTGTCTTCAAGGTGTCCACAATGGCACTCACCACCATCTGCAGGGGTCAGAGGTGCAGGGTCAGTAAGGCCATCCACATCCACAGATGGAAACTGCCAAGCAAGCAGTCGCCTCACAGCACTTTATGCAACAGGATGAGGAGAGGGGCCAGGCTCTCTAGCAAAGCCTTATCCAGTAGCAAGGTCGAATACCAGCTAATGACTTAGTGACAactatctttccttttttccatggCCATAAATATCTTTTTCCTTGAGGAGTAAAACAAACAATGCCATGGGAAAAGAAGCCAAAACCAACagtgacagaaataaaaaccTAGGAGTTATGCGGGCTGATGATGtatctttcaatttctttctttgtatataAAAAAGTGATTTCTAGTTTCCAAATTGATAACAACTTCATCAGCATGTGCACCAGTGGAAGTACATAGGTAGGAgtataaagagaaaggaagagtgaagaagatgatcaaaaataaaaatacagtttaggGGCATAGGTAATATTAACATGCTTAGAGTAACTTACACAGAGCAAACAATCAGTTTTTCTAGTCAATTCtaacaatttctttctttaagtacagaaaaaaataacaaaaatcactCAGCTCAAAACTCAGATATCTGGAGTTGAGTTGTTGTAACTTTTCTACTCATAAAGACCAAATAAAATAATCCTCACTGAAGATTAAGAATAACCTCTATTTCTTCAGAATGGCAAGATGACATACAGATATTTGCTAAAAAGGACAATGTACAAACGAAACCTTAAACCatcaaagaaacagaatgaaacaTTTACTCTTCCTCTGGTGCTTCCTGCTAATTAACACTGCTGGCTCAGAGCAGCACCATGCCTTCTTTGACTCATTCTTTTCGTATTCCTCCACAAGGAGTAAGCTAGCATAGCCAAGACGAGGCTGAAGAGAGTGGTCAGCAGACTACAGTAAAGACTGGGGGAGAACAAACCAGGGAAAGAACACTGAGGATGCATGAATTTAGATAATGCAGCTTAGAAAATACAACTTGTTCTCCAGGATCACAGAATTGTAGTCTGTGAGGGTGGGGAGGTCCTCATCTGTCTCATTCACTGATGTATGAACAGCAACTAGTAGAGTGCCTGGCTCAAAACAGGCATCCAATAAGTAGATGTGGAAATAATGGATGAATGATATCTGCATGGAACTCTGGGCATTTACCCAGTTGATCCCTTTTTAGTTTGTAGTTTTTTCCATAGCAGTGGATATCCCCTAACACCTACTAcatcaaattctattttatttgtcaCTGTAAGCCTAGATGAGATGAGGGAGGCTCCTCTTCCGCCAATGCGTGTTTCCCAACCTGATAAAATACACATCACTTTTGACAAACTTAAGCCTCAGACTTCTGCCCCAGAGACGCTCATATCAGTTGGGAATCACTGCTTACAAGCTCCGACATGTTACACAAACGTCCTTCTTCCTACCATCTCCATAGGTGCTGAGACAACTTCTTGAAGAAGGTACAATTCTCTCCATACTGTGTTCTCTAGCGGAGAACCATGACACCACTTTAAATCCAGCCTCGTGTCCTGTCTTACGGCTCTCTTTCCTGGGTGACCCAACACTGGAAATGACCTTTACCCTCTGAAAGACCATCCCTCCTGCCAGCTATCTGTGAAGACATAGATTGATCTTTACATGACTCCAACAGTGTAACAATACAGTAATACCCCCAGGAGATACGTGTACACTTAAGAGTGTTGGGGTACTGTTTCCCACCAGCTGTTCCCTGTGATTCAGTGAGCTGATGATTCACCCAATATTTGGCAACAGGTCTTGACAATTTGAGTCCGTGTTCTATTGACGCCTCTGTGCTGCCCCTTCCCACACCCTACTGCTCTTATTTTTCAAGCACTGCCTCCATTCTGATGAATCCTCCTCATTTATAGATCAAAACtaaagctgagcacagtggccctGCTGGTACCTTGTCTATTCTAGAGACCATAAATGGTTTCTTGACAAAGGCAATACGAGCATCTGTGTTCAGAGCAAGGAACTCCTGCACCTCCTCACTGTTAGCGATCTCCGGAATGGCACAGAGTTgctgcaaaaataaaacacacacaaaaattttaaagagaaattccAGTCCCCAGATCTCTCCGCTTTGGCTTGGGTGTTCTGGGGTTAGACACCCAGGTTAAAATGAGAACAAGGCCAAAAGAGAAGGATGCTGACCTTTAGGAATGATTCTAGGAGGCTCTTACGGGCTTCTACTCTGTCACTGTCCATATTTCCAAATGGAAGATCTGGAAAGAGCTTTTTAGGACCCTTCACatctaaaaaaaacccaaaatattcactcatttaacatTCACAGAGAGCTATtccatataaaacatataaagaaaacagaactattgaatatatttccttggattaaaaaaaatttcaggagTTCCAAATATGCATATGATCCATATGATCCACACAACACTAACTTGTTACAAGAGAGGGTTCTAAAGTGCAGAGACCCAAGTTTAAATTTGGGCTAAATCCCTACTATAATAACGATCTTAGACCATTTGTGTTATCTTTCTGACTTTGTTTCTCTTCTGTAAGATGAGGACAATGAGGGTACCTATCTCATAGGCTGATGGGAGCATTAAAAGAGCTAACATGTGTAAAGTGCTTAGGAGAGAACCTGGCACACATTTTCAAGCTTGGCTCAGTATTAGCTattatattaagaaagaaaatgcataattTATGCCCAAACTTATTAAACTGTTTATTTGGGTAATcaccactatttttaaaaaacaaagtaaccAGTTACTAGCTAATTCTTAGAGtgaaattttattacattaaaaaaatatttagagaggggtggtggctcacgtctataatcctagcactttgggaggccgaggcgggtggactgcttgaggtcaggagttcaagaccatcctgaccaatatgaggaaaccccatctctactaaaacaaaaattagccagacataatggcaggctcctgtaatcctagctactctgaaggctgaggcaggagaatcgcctgaacctgggaggcggaggttgcagtgagccgagatcgtgacattgcactccagcctgggtgatgagagcaagactccgtcttaaaaaaaaaaaaaaagtcccccgTGCCTGAGAGTTGTCAAACAGCACACAAAAGATCTGGGTATTAAAGGAAAGAGGGTGGCAACAACTTctgtgtaatattttaatatttaagaacCACCTATCTATGAATCTGGAAAAGTTAATTTAACTCCTGACACTAACTTACAGGCACAGGTGGAAATGTGAacacttattttttaatcttaagcTAGATGGGGCTCCAGAACAAAGCAGTTGGCAGTAAAGGACTACCTCTGAAAGAATGTGATTGCTGCTGCCCAGCACTAAACCTCAGAACTCCTGAAGCAAACCCGGGGAGCAGAGAACCTTGAAACGGCATTCTCCTCCCCAGTCCCTCCCGTGAACCAACAGGCCAGCCAGGGTGGCTTGACGTGGGAAGCAAGCGGCAGTAGGGGTTGGGGAAACTCCTGACTTTTGATGAACTTTCGTAGATCTGATTTCTCCTCCAGACGGGTCTGCAGATTCAAGAACTCTCGATAGCGACGATTCACGGTGTGGTAggccagctgctgcagcccgcTGCTGTTTTCACCATCAAGGGCTGTCTCGTACTGTTCAATGAACAAATTGATTGATGGAATCAGCCGGGTTTCAGCAATCTTCTATTCTGGCTTTACTGACTACTTGGTCAATGGCCACATAGCAAGAGTAAGAAACTAAGAACAAAGGGAGGGAGATGTTCCTATTCTGTTCCAGAACCTCCTATATCTAATTGCTCAGAAAGTCAGAAATGAGTTTCACTCCTCCACACTACTTTCATCTGAAAGCTCCCTCTCCCAGATACTTCCTTTACTTACAAAAATGGCTACAtaactatttttcaaatgaatatcTGAATAGAAGGCATAACATCCATAAAAATGATACTGCCTCTATCACCTTTAAATTACAGGGCTAAACATTATAAGGGGAAAACCACTTTTCCATTATACTCCCCCGTGATTATTTATATTAGTTAAGGGAAGAACAAGTAATCCAAACAGGAGATAAAAATTTGTTTATCTGGAATAAATTAAAgggtatttgttttgtttcaggcAGATTAATTTTCCTGATTGTTACTCTTAGAGCTAAACCGAATTTTTCCTAAGTACCTATCATCTGTATCATAGAAGTCACATGAAAATTGGAGATGTGATAAGGGGTCAAAGTCCACTGTCTTCCTAAGCTTAGAGGGGTTGGTATGTGGAAAAGATGACTTACACCTCATGTTCCCCAAAGAGTGAACACCACGGATAGCATGGAATCTGCAACTCAGCTTGGGGGCGCGCTTCTTGACGGGGTAGTTAAGACACAATGAAACGTTGTGGGAGAAGTATATATGTGCACCCTCTCATTAGGAATAGGTTATTATTTTTTGGTTGAGGTATACTGTGGGCAAGAGATGGAAAAAATGAACTCCTTGTTGGTGGGACTTGTGGCTGGTGCTTTACAATTTTTTGGCGACAGAGAGGGTATTCATTATGAGCTGATGTGagcaaagcagtctctcagaacaGTACTGAGGCGGAAAAGACCAGATAAGAGAGACAGGTGACATTCAGGGTGGGGCTCTCAAGCCTAGAGCATTTGGGAACTATGAGGCTTTCTGCGGAATATGTTGCTCCTCGAGGGCCAATTTTCAACACTGTTATGGTTACTTCCATCACATAAACTGAAAACTATTTACTATcagaaagtataataatattgatatacaatttaaaatcagTTATATGTCCATATAAAAATCTGAAACCAATTTCAAACTACTCATAATTGGCTATATTactttgttctcattttttacTTTACTCTTTTCTAATGCTTAATTGAAGTAGTAGCAGATGTCAAAAACTAGCAAcgacaaaaaagaacaaataatggGAGAAAGACTGTGAACTTAAACATTCTATTCACCAACTTAATTTTTCTGCtaatgaggaggaaaaaaaatctgctgtttaATGTCAGTATAGGAATAgtcattaaaaaaagatgaaataaccAGAGCCAACACTTAAATGTGAGAAAGGTGCATGGCATAGGGACATCCAGAATTACAAcaaaaaggcaggaaaatgttAACAAAGTTATACCAGTCATTTGAGGCTAGTCTCAGTTATTTTATGACCAGTACTGATCTGTACTTCTACAATTTGCCTACAAggagtgtgagtgtgtttgtgtgttcacATATAGGCATTTCTAATTACTTCCATTCTGTCTTACTTGAAAATGTCATAATGTTACTTTCTAAAATGCTATGTCATGATGCAGCTGTGTTGAGCAGATCAAGGAAGGCCTTCTCCCTCTCACCTGGATTGGGAGTTCTTGGGGAGGAGTGAAGCAAGCAGGCTGTGCCTGGTGGTAGCTTCTGGACTCAAATGAGAGAAATTCAAGTGGAAGGCAAGGAAAATCCAATGGGTAGGATCTTGCCCAAGAATTTTCTAAACTTCTTCCctgctcatttctttttcaaaatactaGTATATTTTGTACTTTGTTTTAGGAAGGTAGGTTATTTACCTATATCTATCTCAGAAGATAGCAAGTTTTTGACTCTTGGAGGTGTTTAAGCACAGACTTGGGAGGAACTTGACAACAGATAATATGAAGAGGGTTGGCTGGATTAGAGAGGCAATTCTCCCAAAATGGCCATAGGACAGGCTGACTCCATGTTATCTGGAGAGttctatttgaaatataaaataaataaataaagagagaatcCAGGGACCCCTCCTTAGAAATTCTCATCTGAACCCATCAATGTGTGTCAGAATCTGTATATATGCAAGGCAGCTCAAGTGATTTTGAGGTGCAgccaagtttgggaaccactgaaaATATAACCCTCAGCACTCTAGCAGCTCTGAAGTTCCAGGATTGTTTGTGTGAGTACAGGATAAATACTACTCTGCTTTACACATTAGCTTCAGACCATTCACAGAGATAGATGCCTATTGAGAGAAACACTTCAAACTAAGAGCATCTCTCCCCAGAGAACATTTGCTTCACTGACTGCTTTCCAAACCCACTCCTAGCCCGGGTGAGCACCCACAGTTTTAATCCTGTTACCTTCACAGTATAGAGTGTATATGGGTGGAATCCAGTGCCACTGTGCTCTCGGGCTGTAATGGTGCCAGTGATACGAAGGTTCTGGATGATAACTGGGCCATCTGGACTGCTTAGGGGCTCAAAGCTGAAGGTGGCTGAGCTGAGAGGACCAGGTGGAGAGGAGGAAAGCAGAACTGGTGGCAGAGTAGGATCAAGGGAGCTCATATCATGGGTGAGATCCTTCTCTAAGCATGAGGGCCGTGAGTGGCAGGTCTTTTCTGGCCCCTCCAGCAAAGCTGTAACAGAGGTGGTAACGTCTCCTTGTTCTATCTCCTTGTCTGCTGTGTCGATCTGGATCTCTGGGTAGGAATTCAGTGTGGAGACCGGCAGGCCTGTCTCTGTTTCAGTCCCTggaccctcctcagcctctgctccttcAGATGCCTCACCATCTTTGGGTTCCAGAGCCTGGGAACCCTCTAGGGCACACAGGGCATCCTGAATCCTGTCAGAGAGAAAGTTGCCTGGAGTCATGAGCATGATGGTTTCTTTGCCCAGTTCAGACAGCGGAGACTCCAGCTCTGAGTCTTCACATAAGAACAGGGGACCTCGAAGATTTGGCTGTAGGAAATGAGATGAGTTGtttcctactttt
Coding sequences within:
- the SNX19 gene encoding sorting nexin-19 isoform X2, with the translated sequence MKTETVPPFQETPAGSSCHLSNLLSSRKLMAVGVLLGWLLVIHLLVNVWLLCLLSALLVVLGGWLGSSVAGAASGRLHLERFIPLATCPPCPEAERQLEQEINRTIQMIIRDFVLSWYRSVSQEPAFEEEMEAAMKGLVQELRRRMSMMDCHALAQSVLTLCGCHLQSYIQAKEATAGKNGPVEPSHLWEAYCRATAPHPAVHSPSAEVTYTRGVVNLLLQGLVPKPHLETRTGRHVVVELITCNVILPLISRLSDPDWIHLVLVGIFSKARDPAPCPASAPEQPSVPTSLPLIAEVEQLPEGRTSPVAAPVFLSYSEPEGPAGPSPEVEEGHEAVEGDLGGMCEERKVGNNSSHFLQPNLRGPLFLCEDSELESPLSELGKETIMLMTPGNFLSDRIQDALCALEGSQALEPKDGEASEGAEAEEGPGTETETGLPVSTLNSYPEIQIDTADKEIEQGDVTTSVTALLEGPEKTCHSRPSCLEKDLTHDMSSLDPTLPPVLLSSSPPGPLSSATFSFEPLSSPDGPVIIQNLRITGTITAREHSGTGFHPYTLYTVKYETALDGENSSGLQQLAYHTVNRRYREFLNLQTRLEEKSDLRKFIKNVKGPKKLFPDLPFGNMDSDRVEARKSLLESFLKQLCAIPEIANSEEVQEFLALNTDARIAFVKKPFMVSRIDKMVVSAIVDTLKTAFPRSEPQSPTEELSEAETESKSQTEGKKAGKSRLRFSSSKISPALSVTEAQDKILYCLQEGNVESETLSMSGMESFVEKQTKLLEMQPTKAPEKDPEQPPRGHVDSCLSDAAVPAQDPSNSDPGTETELADTALDLLLLLLTEQWKWLCTENMQKFLRLIFGTLVQRSRSRNSWGEQMPGELGSSLGVTTTTAYQQAFDLLSWGHHPGILGSQCLC
- the SNX19 gene encoding sorting nexin-19 isoform X4 — protein: MPFQGSLLPGFASGVLRFSAGQQQSHSFRDVKGPKKLFPDLPFGNMDSDRVEARKSLLESFLKQLCAIPEIANSEEVQEFLALNTDARIAFVKKPFMVSRIDKMVVSAIVDTLKTAFPRSEPQSPTEELSEAETESKSQTEGKKAGKSRLRFSSSKISPALSVTEAQDKILYCLQEGNVESETLSMSGMESFVEKQTKLLEMQPTKAPEKDPEQPPRGHVDSCLSDAAVPAQDPSNSDPGTETELADTALDLLLLLLTEQWKWLCTENMQKFLRLIFGTLVQRWLEVQVANLTSPQRWVQYLRLLQESIWPGGVLPKFPRPVRTQEQKLAAEKQALQSLMGVLPDLVVEILGVNKCQVSWGLVLESLQQPLINRHLIYCLGDIILEFLDLSASVEKSAATTSASDTPGNSKRMGVSS